Proteins from one Pseudarthrobacter sp. BIM B-2242 genomic window:
- a CDS encoding primosomal protein N' has protein sequence MASRETALPGLAQPSLLQGFPSAARSDGPLLAAHLPVARVIVETPLPHLDRPFDYSVPADLDQAAQAGVRVKVRFSGQELSGFIIERTAESDAGHTLVPLQKVISPVAVLTPAVRDLVSAVAARYAGTVSDVLRVAVPPRMARLEKDFLAGAAPYGAVPYGAAENASEATAAPEASAVSAGPAADAPPATGWTGYRNGPAFVRHLREGGSPRAVFNPLQGYGPGAWPRLIAEAVAAVRASGRGAVVVVPDYRDLNQLEQALLEVLPETDIARLTADDGPTPRYRNFLRLLAGSARVAIGTRSAAFAPVRDLGLVACWDDGNDLHIEQRAPYAHAREVLLLRADQDGTACLMAGHARSTELQRLVEAGWAMPVEAERTIVRRTVPRVLNTADSFEQERDPLALVARLPGAAWRAAKDGLERGPVLVQVARAGYAPSLVCETCREPSRCQSCQGPLALAGATGSSAIPQCRWCSTPAPAWQCPHCSGRRLRKGATGVLRTAEELGRAFPGKPVITSSGDHVKAAVGSAGALVVATVGAEPVAEGGYAAALLLDGDSLLRRENLRAGEDTVRRWFNAAALVRPASDGGLVVITATESAAVGALLRWDPAGYARRELELRMELQLPPAVRIASVTGPRTAVAHFTAAVQKQLAGSGVTLRSVGPAPVILVGPAAALQGDDVRTLLFFPYGQAGTVTRVLRATKAAAAAKRSDEPVQVRLDGVDVL, from the coding sequence ATGGCCTCTCGTGAGACTGCCCTTCCCGGCTTAGCCCAGCCGTCGCTGCTGCAGGGGTTTCCGTCCGCCGCCCGATCGGACGGACCCCTGCTGGCCGCGCACCTTCCGGTTGCCAGGGTCATCGTCGAGACGCCCCTGCCGCACCTTGACCGGCCGTTTGACTACAGTGTGCCCGCCGACCTCGATCAGGCTGCGCAGGCGGGTGTCCGCGTCAAGGTCCGGTTCAGTGGCCAGGAACTCAGCGGCTTCATTATTGAACGCACCGCAGAGTCCGACGCCGGCCACACCCTGGTGCCGCTGCAGAAAGTGATTTCCCCGGTCGCCGTCCTCACGCCCGCCGTACGGGATCTGGTGTCCGCTGTTGCGGCCCGGTACGCCGGAACGGTCAGCGACGTCCTGCGCGTTGCCGTGCCGCCGAGGATGGCACGGCTGGAGAAGGACTTCCTCGCCGGTGCTGCGCCGTACGGTGCCGTGCCTTACGGCGCTGCGGAAAACGCATCCGAAGCAACCGCCGCACCGGAAGCATCAGCAGTATCCGCTGGCCCCGCCGCCGATGCCCCGCCCGCCACTGGCTGGACGGGCTACCGCAACGGGCCCGCCTTTGTCCGCCACCTGCGGGAGGGCGGATCCCCGCGGGCAGTCTTCAACCCTCTCCAGGGGTACGGTCCCGGCGCCTGGCCGCGGCTGATCGCGGAGGCAGTGGCCGCGGTGCGTGCCTCCGGCCGCGGCGCCGTGGTGGTGGTGCCCGACTACCGCGATCTCAACCAACTCGAACAGGCACTCCTCGAGGTGCTGCCCGAAACTGACATCGCGCGCCTGACCGCAGACGACGGACCAACTCCCCGCTACCGGAATTTCCTGCGCCTGCTGGCCGGATCCGCGCGGGTGGCTATCGGAACCCGGTCCGCAGCGTTCGCTCCCGTCCGGGACCTCGGCCTTGTGGCCTGCTGGGATGACGGCAACGACCTGCACATTGAACAGCGGGCCCCGTACGCCCACGCCCGGGAGGTACTCCTGCTGCGCGCTGACCAGGACGGCACGGCCTGCCTGATGGCAGGTCACGCACGGAGCACCGAACTGCAGCGGCTGGTGGAGGCTGGATGGGCAATGCCCGTCGAGGCGGAGCGGACCATCGTCCGCCGGACGGTTCCGCGCGTCCTGAACACCGCCGACAGTTTTGAACAGGAACGCGACCCGCTGGCCCTTGTGGCGCGTCTTCCCGGCGCCGCCTGGCGGGCCGCCAAGGACGGCCTGGAACGCGGGCCGGTGCTGGTCCAGGTGGCCAGGGCCGGCTATGCGCCCTCGCTGGTGTGTGAGACGTGCCGCGAGCCTTCGCGCTGCCAGTCCTGCCAAGGGCCACTGGCCCTGGCCGGCGCCACTGGGAGCTCGGCCATCCCGCAGTGCCGCTGGTGTTCAACCCCGGCTCCGGCCTGGCAGTGCCCGCACTGCTCGGGGCGCAGGCTGCGAAAAGGCGCTACCGGAGTCCTGCGGACCGCCGAGGAACTGGGCCGTGCGTTCCCGGGAAAGCCTGTCATCACATCCTCCGGCGACCATGTCAAGGCCGCTGTCGGCAGCGCCGGTGCGCTGGTGGTGGCCACCGTAGGAGCCGAGCCCGTCGCCGAGGGCGGCTACGCTGCTGCGCTGCTGCTCGACGGCGACTCGCTGCTGCGCCGGGAGAACCTCCGGGCCGGCGAGGACACCGTCCGCCGCTGGTTCAACGCCGCAGCGCTGGTCCGTCCGGCATCCGACGGTGGCCTGGTGGTCATCACGGCAACGGAGAGCGCAGCCGTGGGTGCGCTGCTGCGGTGGGACCCGGCCGGGTACGCCAGGCGTGAGCTAGAGCTCCGGATGGAACTCCAGCTGCCGCCTGCTGTCCGGATTGCTTCCGTAACGGGCCCGCGGACCGCCGTCGCGCATTTCACTGCGGCGGTGCAAAAGCAGCTGGCCGGGTCCGGCGTGACGCTGCGGAGTGTCGGTCCGGCACCGGTGATCCTC